The following coding sequences lie in one Sedimentibacter sp. MB35-C1 genomic window:
- a CDS encoding D-2-hydroxyacid dehydrogenase: MKIVVLDGYTTNPGDLSWDEIKRIGDADIYDRTPVDLTAERIGSAEIVLTNKSPVSRETIEKCGNIKYIGVLATGYNIVDVDAATENNIVVTNIPSYGTAAVAQFTIALLLEICHHIGEHNRAVMNGDWTASNDWSFWNYRLTELEGKVMGIIGYGRIGQKTGQIAQALGMKILANANHPDPSLENENCKYVDFKTLVRESDVVALHCPLTPSTHGIINKDTIAKMKDGVIIINTSRGPLIVEEDLRDALNSGKVAAAACDVVSAEPIKNDNPLLTAKNIILTPHIAWAPIESRRRLMDLAVKNLSKFIDGNPINVVNRQ; this comes from the coding sequence ATGAAAATAGTTGTTTTAGATGGATATACCACAAACCCGGGAGACTTGTCCTGGGATGAAATAAAAAGAATTGGTGATGCAGACATATATGACAGGACACCTGTGGATCTCACAGCCGAAAGAATAGGATCGGCTGAAATTGTTCTTACAAACAAATCTCCTGTTTCAAGAGAAACTATAGAAAAATGCGGAAACATTAAATATATTGGTGTTCTTGCAACGGGCTATAATATTGTAGATGTAGATGCTGCTACAGAAAATAATATTGTTGTTACAAACATACCTTCTTACGGAACAGCGGCAGTAGCACAATTTACTATTGCGTTATTGCTTGAAATATGCCACCATATAGGCGAGCATAACAGAGCAGTCATGAACGGAGACTGGACAGCAAGCAATGACTGGAGCTTCTGGAACTATCGCCTTACAGAACTGGAAGGTAAAGTAATGGGAATTATAGGATACGGACGAATAGGCCAAAAAACAGGTCAGATCGCACAGGCGCTCGGTATGAAAATACTGGCAAATGCCAATCACCCTGATCCTTCGTTGGAAAATGAAAATTGTAAATATGTTGACTTTAAAACATTGGTAAGAGAATCTGATGTTGTGGCACTTCACTGCCCGCTTACCCCTTCTACACATGGAATCATAAACAAGGATACTATTGCAAAAATGAAGGATGGCGTAATTATAATTAATACGTCAAGAGGTCCTCTGATTGTTGAAGAAGATCTAAGAGATGCCTTAAACAGCGGAAAAGTAGCTGCTGCAGCATGCGATGTCGTTTCTGCTGAACCAATAAAAAACGATAATCCGCTGCTGACGGCTAAAAATATTATCTTAACACCTCACATTGCATGGGCACCAATCGAATCAAGAAGAAGGCTGATGGACTTAGCTGTAAAAAACTTGAGCAAATTTATTGACGGAAATCCTATTAACGTGGTGAACCGACAATAA
- a CDS encoding diguanylate cyclase, which yields MRNRKSILLVEDSHFIAMVVGGFLKKYGFDIYNTVSGEEAVEKACGELHPDLILMDIELAGRMNGIEAARAIIKCKEIPIIFLTANATDEIIEQIRNVNAYGFIEKGMDNAALLATIEMALKLHSVKEEIKEKETILNAVINSVRDAIVMVDRNGAVTLWNPAANQLFGYTKEEMIGKDLHKVMGLSELSYNRYKVNFEKHIVLDDYEVTKELKAFHKDGHEFEVEISISSLKIKDENYFVGIVRDISERIRAREELEKLCVTDFLTNTYNRRYFIEKLEDEIERAKRTGREFSLAMLDIDRFKSVNDRFGHSVGDLVLKSIADLIKKRIRSVDCLARWGGEEFVILLVDTPIEKAYGILEELRLGISKIKITGVDSFTGSFGVAGYIEGDTSNSIIMRADKMMYQAKADGRNCVR from the coding sequence ATGCGAAACAGAAAGAGTATATTGTTAGTTGAGGACAGTCATTTTATTGCAATGGTTGTGGGAGGTTTTCTCAAAAAATATGGGTTTGATATTTATAATACTGTTTCAGGTGAAGAAGCAGTAGAAAAAGCGTGCGGGGAACTGCACCCGGATTTAATTCTTATGGATATTGAACTGGCAGGTAGAATGAACGGAATAGAGGCTGCGCGTGCAATCATCAAATGTAAGGAAATACCGATTATTTTTCTTACTGCTAATGCAACAGACGAAATTATTGAACAGATAAGAAATGTTAATGCATATGGTTTTATAGAAAAAGGCATGGACAATGCTGCCCTTTTGGCAACAATAGAAATGGCACTAAAGCTTCATTCTGTTAAAGAAGAAATAAAAGAAAAAGAAACTATTTTGAATGCTGTAATTAATTCGGTGCGCGATGCGATAGTCATGGTTGACAGGAATGGCGCTGTAACTTTGTGGAACCCTGCTGCGAACCAACTTTTCGGATATACAAAAGAAGAGATGATCGGAAAGGACCTTCATAAGGTTATGGGCTTAAGTGAATTAAGTTACAACAGATATAAAGTTAATTTTGAAAAGCATATAGTTCTTGATGATTATGAAGTGACTAAAGAGCTTAAGGCTTTTCACAAGGATGGTCACGAGTTTGAGGTCGAAATTTCCATATCCAGCCTTAAAATAAAAGATGAAAATTATTTTGTAGGAATTGTACGTGATATAAGCGAGAGGATTCGTGCAAGGGAAGAGCTTGAAAAGTTATGTGTTACTGATTTTCTTACAAATACATACAATAGAAGATATTTTATCGAAAAGCTTGAAGATGAGATTGAGAGAGCAAAAAGAACGGGAAGAGAATTTTCTCTTGCAATGCTTGATATAGACAGATTCAAAAGCGTAAATGATCGTTTTGGTCATAGCGTTGGAGATTTGGTTTTAAAAAGTATTGCCGATCTTATAAAAAAAAGAATACGAAGTGTAGACTGTCTGGCACGCTGGGGAGGAGAAGAATTTGTCATACTGCTCGTTGATACACCAATTGAAAAGGCGTATGGTATTTTGGAGGAACTTCGACTAGGAATAAGTAAAATAAAAATTACGGGAGTAGACAGCTTTACAGGAAGTTTCGGTGTTGCCGGATACATTGAAGGAGATACATCTAATTCAATTATTATGCGGGCAGATAAAATGATGTATCAGGCAAAGGCTGACGGGCGTAATTGTGTTCGCTGA
- a CDS encoding pyridoxamine 5'-phosphate oxidase family protein translates to MNQMRRKDREMKKEFALGIIDKSEYATLATVNEDGTPYCIPVSAARKGDTIYIHCAKTGTKVINIKHNSKVCMSFVGDVHVPVEFNDKSSVEDSDKLIKTRFTTEFESAVVFGTACEINDKDEKMLGLRLISEKYTPLDMPYFEAYVSKSIDITNVIRIDIDTITGKRKKFDKNGIEMKFGRVE, encoded by the coding sequence ATGAATCAAATGAGAAGAAAAGACCGAGAAATGAAAAAGGAATTTGCACTTGGAATAATAGATAAATCAGAGTATGCTACGCTGGCAACCGTAAACGAAGACGGGACCCCTTATTGCATCCCCGTTTCCGCGGCAAGAAAAGGTGATACAATATATATTCATTGTGCAAAAACAGGAACAAAAGTTATCAATATAAAGCATAATTCAAAGGTATGCATGTCATTCGTGGGAGATGTGCATGTTCCAGTAGAATTTAATGACAAGTCATCTGTTGAGGACTCGGACAAACTTATTAAAACAAGATTTACAACGGAATTTGAATCTGCCGTTGTATTCGGAACAGCATGCGAAATTAATGATAAGGACGAAAAGATGTTGGGGCTCAGGCTTATAAGTGAAAAATACACCCCTTTGGACATGCCGTATTTTGAAGCATATGTAAGTAAGAGTATTGATATAACAAATGTTATTAGAATTGATATAGATACTATCACAGGTAAAAGAAAGAAGTTTGATAAGAACGGAATCGAAATGAAATTCGGCAGAGTAGAATAA
- a CDS encoding homoserine dehydrogenase — MEEIKLGILGMGTVATGLINILDMNGSKITGNLNKKITVEKVLVKNKNKSRNSNLSADIYTTDAYEVIENPDVQIIVELIGGINPAYEYIKAALKNKKNVVTANKALLATYGDELEKLADDNDVELMYEASVGGGIPIINTMSDYLSSNEINQIVGIINGTTNYILTQMSENGLEYEQAVKQAQDLGFAEADPSSDVDGDDAAYKIAIMSTIAFGQRVNINDIPKEGIKRISKEDISYAKELGYEIKLLASAVKNGNEVELRVHPAFIPHDHPLSTVKNEFNAVFLKGNAIGELMLYGKGAGSLPTGSAVLGDIMSIIKRNNTERRSPKKLSSNIVVNRACKPYYIRFEVIDKPGVLGRIAEIFGKNGISLASVVQRQKNGDSTAPLIFITHKTERKNIDAALEEISNYDCVTKIASIMLVENFK, encoded by the coding sequence ATGGAAGAAATAAAATTAGGAATTTTAGGAATGGGCACTGTTGCAACAGGACTAATAAACATACTTGATATGAACGGCTCAAAAATTACAGGAAATTTGAATAAAAAAATAACCGTAGAAAAGGTATTGGTTAAGAATAAGAATAAATCAAGAAACTCAAATCTTTCTGCAGATATATACACTACAGATGCTTATGAAGTAATTGAAAATCCAGATGTTCAGATAATTGTTGAGCTTATTGGAGGAATAAATCCTGCCTATGAATATATAAAAGCTGCTCTGAAAAATAAAAAAAATGTTGTTACAGCTAATAAAGCTCTTTTAGCTACATATGGTGATGAACTTGAAAAGCTGGCTGATGATAATGATGTTGAATTAATGTATGAAGCCAGTGTCGGCGGCGGCATCCCAATAATTAATACTATGTCCGATTATCTCTCTTCAAATGAAATAAACCAGATAGTCGGAATCATAAACGGAACCACAAACTATATTCTTACTCAAATGTCTGAAAATGGCCTTGAATACGAACAAGCTGTAAAGCAAGCCCAAGATCTTGGCTTTGCAGAAGCAGATCCTTCTTCCGATGTGGACGGTGATGACGCTGCTTATAAGATAGCAATCATGTCAACTATTGCCTTTGGACAAAGAGTCAATATTAACGATATACCTAAAGAGGGAATCAAAAGAATTTCTAAGGAAGATATCAGCTACGCGAAAGAATTGGGATATGAAATTAAGCTACTTGCTTCTGCCGTGAAAAATGGCAACGAAGTAGAGCTTAGAGTTCATCCTGCATTTATACCGCATGATCATCCTCTCTCAACAGTTAAAAATGAATTTAATGCCGTATTTTTAAAAGGCAACGCAATAGGGGAGCTTATGCTTTATGGCAAAGGTGCAGGGTCATTGCCAACAGGGAGCGCTGTACTTGGCGATATAATGAGTATAATAAAACGTAATAATACTGAAAGACGGTCACCAAAGAAATTATCATCAAATATAGTTGTTAACAGAGCGTGCAAGCCATACTATATACGTTTTGAAGTTATAGATAAGCCGGGTGTGTTAGGGAGAATCGCCGAAATATTTGGAAAAAACGGCATCAGCCTTGCATCGGTAGTTCAGAGACAAAAAAACGGTGACTCTACTGCACCACTTATATTTATTACTCATAAAACTGAACGAAAAAATATAGATGCTGCACTTGAAGAAATTAGCAATTACGATTGTGTAACCAAAATTGCAAGCATAATGCTGGTTGAAAACTTTAAATAA
- a CDS encoding SGNH/GDSL hydrolase family protein has product MKIVCLGDSLTYGYGVRRSRSWTKLSQEKLGIEVMNEGINGDTTSGMLSRFHSAVYAKKPDAVLIMGGVNDMIVGADSGNVKSNIMAMAHQSISKYIDPIVGIPTRIYPENVREDWAGFSDFEKVANEMNTLRSWTKEFCRTFNIKYIDFYSEFENEAGGNTKELYLDGLHFNEKGNEIMAEIFCRSISSFKK; this is encoded by the coding sequence ATGAAGATTGTATGTTTGGGTGACAGTCTGACATATGGCTACGGAGTAAGAAGGTCAAGGTCTTGGACTAAATTATCACAGGAAAAGCTTGGAATTGAAGTAATGAATGAGGGAATTAACGGAGATACAACAAGCGGTATGCTGAGCAGATTTCATAGTGCGGTATATGCTAAAAAGCCTGATGCAGTTCTGATAATGGGCGGAGTAAATGATATGATTGTTGGAGCAGATTCGGGAAATGTTAAGTCAAATATAATGGCGATGGCTCACCAGTCTATTTCAAAGTACATAGATCCCATCGTAGGAATTCCCACAAGAATTTATCCTGAAAATGTGAGAGAGGACTGGGCTGGATTTTCGGATTTCGAGAAAGTTGCCAATGAAATGAATACACTTCGGTCTTGGACTAAAGAGTTTTGCAGGACGTTTAATATTAAATATATAGATTTTTACAGCGAATTTGAAAATGAGGCCGGCGGCAACACAAAAGAATTATATCTAGACGGACTTCACTTTAACGAAAAGGGAAATGAAATAATGGCAGAAATATTTTGCCGCTCGATAAGTTCATTTAAAAAATAA
- a CDS encoding sugar phosphate isomerase/epimerase, with product MKIGMPALVEYNTLSELVDLCLKLGLNFIELNMNLPYNFIERIAPEELRKIKRETKIEFTMHMPDDADLGTFYESVRKGYVSLFSDTIDWAEEAGVELLNMHIIEGAKMTLPDRKVYIYEQYSEEFQNNFVKSIKTLSERARGKNVLLAIENSSNFGKSHIQKALDKSILYPNVKLTWDIGHDAVSNFTDKQYLMNYKNEICHMHMHDVIGKKDHQSLFEGDLNICGFLEFAQTRNIRALVEVKTSESLKKSINSLLERKII from the coding sequence ATGAAAATTGGAATGCCGGCATTAGTAGAATATAATACTTTAAGTGAGCTTGTGGATTTGTGCTTAAAGCTTGGATTGAATTTCATAGAGCTGAACATGAATTTGCCATATAATTTTATAGAAAGAATAGCTCCTGAAGAATTAAGAAAAATTAAAAGAGAGACAAAAATTGAATTTACCATGCATATGCCTGACGATGCAGATTTAGGAACATTTTATGAGAGTGTCAGGAAAGGATACGTATCGTTGTTCAGTGATACAATTGACTGGGCTGAAGAAGCAGGGGTTGAATTATTAAATATGCACATAATAGAAGGTGCGAAAATGACTTTACCGGACAGGAAGGTATATATTTATGAACAATATTCGGAGGAATTTCAAAATAATTTTGTTAAATCTATTAAAACCCTTTCTGAAAGAGCAAGAGGAAAGAATGTTCTCCTTGCAATAGAAAACAGCAGTAATTTTGGCAAGAGTCATATTCAGAAAGCATTGGATAAATCAATACTTTATCCTAATGTTAAACTGACGTGGGATATAGGGCATGATGCTGTAAGCAATTTTACCGACAAACAGTATCTTATGAATTATAAAAATGAAATATGTCACATGCATATGCATGATGTTATAGGCAAAAAGGATCATCAGTCTTTATTCGAGGGAGACTTAAACATATGTGGATTTTTAGAATTTGCGCAGACAAGAAATATAAGGGCTCTTGTTGAGGTTAAAACTTCTGAATCTCTAAAGAAATCCATTAATTCATTATTGGAAAGAAAAATTATATAG
- a CDS encoding pseudouridine synthase — protein MKLRIDKMLSNMGLGSRKQIKQDARNGYIKINGKTEKDSSRIIDSDKDLVNYKGQTVKYVQYIYLMMNKPGGVVSATEDNYDSTVLDLLDDEDKVYNPFPVGRLDKDTEGLLLLTNDGQLAHNLLSPKKHVDKTYYAEVEEELTEKDVKTFEEGVILTNENYKTLPAKLEIIESGYPSTCYVTIKEGKFHQVKRMFNAIKNEVIYLKRISMGPIKLDESLSLGEYRHLTAYELSSLLH, from the coding sequence ATGAAGCTTCGAATAGATAAAATGCTTTCTAACATGGGATTGGGATCAAGAAAACAAATTAAGCAGGATGCAAGAAATGGTTATATTAAAATAAATGGCAAAACAGAAAAGGACAGTTCCAGAATTATTGATTCTGACAAAGATTTAGTTAATTACAAGGGTCAGACGGTTAAATATGTGCAGTACATATATTTAATGATGAATAAGCCCGGTGGAGTTGTTTCAGCAACAGAGGATAATTATGACAGTACTGTTTTGGATTTGCTTGACGATGAAGATAAGGTTTATAATCCATTTCCCGTGGGAAGACTCGATAAGGATACTGAGGGCCTGCTTCTTTTGACAAATGACGGGCAGCTTGCCCATAACCTTCTCTCACCTAAGAAGCATGTGGATAAAACATATTATGCCGAAGTTGAGGAAGAATTGACAGAAAAGGATGTTAAAACATTTGAGGAGGGAGTAATCCTTACAAATGAAAATTATAAAACATTGCCTGCCAAACTTGAAATAATTGAGTCCGGGTACCCATCAACATGCTATGTCACAATCAAAGAAGGGAAGTTTCATCAGGTCAAAAGGATGTTTAATGCAATAAAAAATGAAGTGATCTATCTAAAAAGAATTTCAATGGGCCCTATCAAGCTTGATGAAAGCCTAAGTCTGGGGGAATACAGACATTTAACAGCATATGAATTAAGTTCACTTCTACACTAA
- a CDS encoding radical SAM protein, with amino-acid sequence MRNRSEEMYSMPLFRPPSEARSLIIQITEGCSHNKCRFCYMYKHKQFRLKSWQEITEHIAALKSYYHEPERIFLADGNVLCLKTEELIKLLEYIKREFPYAQRISSYSGPLDLIRKTDEELKLIREAGLELLYMGVESGSDRVLTIMQKGVSQKQMIEAGQKAMKAGFKFSCMIISGLGGTEHMKEHALDSAKVISAINPNYFSLLRLVVEEDSDLAEDIRQGKFHLLTPLQILDENIMMLENMELDNCIFRANHVSNYVNQAGVLNKDKDALIERLKKFRNSSNFIPMGNDRL; translated from the coding sequence ATGAGAAATAGGAGTGAGGAAATGTATTCAATGCCTTTATTCAGACCGCCAAGTGAGGCGAGGAGTCTTATAATACAAATTACGGAAGGATGTTCGCATAATAAGTGCAGGTTTTGCTATATGTATAAGCACAAGCAGTTTAGATTGAAGTCGTGGCAAGAGATTACAGAGCATATTGCTGCTCTCAAATCTTATTACCATGAACCTGAAAGAATATTTCTTGCTGACGGAAATGTGCTGTGTTTAAAAACTGAGGAACTTATTAAACTTTTAGAATATATAAAAAGAGAATTCCCGTATGCTCAAAGGATAAGCTCGTATTCTGGACCGCTTGATTTAATACGTAAAACAGACGAAGAGCTAAAGCTGATACGCGAAGCAGGCTTGGAGCTCCTATATATGGGTGTTGAAAGCGGATCTGACAGAGTTTTAACAATAATGCAAAAGGGTGTAAGTCAGAAGCAGATGATAGAAGCGGGACAAAAAGCAATGAAGGCAGGATTTAAATTTTCATGCATGATTATTTCAGGGCTTGGAGGAACAGAACATATGAAAGAGCATGCGTTGGATTCCGCTAAGGTAATATCGGCAATTAACCCTAATTATTTCTCGCTTTTGAGGCTTGTTGTTGAAGAAGACTCAGATCTGGCTGAAGACATACGGCAGGGGAAATTCCATCTGCTTACACCGTTGCAGATACTGGATGAAAATATTATGATGCTTGAAAATATGGAACTGGATAACTGTATATTCAGAGCAAATCATGTTTCAAACTATGTCAATCAGGCTGGAGTTCTTAATAAAGATAAGGATGCACTGATTGAGAGGTTAAAGAAATTTAGAAACAGCAGCAACTTTATACCCATGGGAAACGATCGGCTTTAA
- the murA gene encoding UDP-N-acetylglucosamine 1-carboxyvinyltransferase, whose protein sequence is MERILVKKSLGLNGNIRVDGSKNSILPILAATLLSQEDCIIHDIPNLEDVKIMCMLLEELGAKIEELGESTLKVSAENIKTCEAPYELITKMRASFLVMGPLLARCQNAKVYMPGGCAIGTRPIDLHLKGFKHIGAEVRSESGYVHATAEKLVGNDIYLDFPSVGATENIIMAATLAEGETVLENAAEEPEIVDLANFINSMGGNIIGAGTKTIRIKGVKKLHKTEHTVIPDRIEAGTYMLAAASAGGDVTVENVVPSHLQPVIAKLREAGVKVVEFDDKIRVISDRNIKPVDIKTLPYPGFPTDMQAQFMVMLSMADGTSIVHETIFENRFMHANELSRMGMDVKIEGSSAILKGRSMLSGAKVKATDLRAGAALIIAGLIADGETEITEIYHIKRGYSNIVEKLQNIGAAIRYEK, encoded by the coding sequence ATGGAACGAATATTGGTAAAAAAAAGCCTTGGGCTTAATGGTAATATAAGAGTGGATGGTTCAAAAAATTCGATTTTGCCGATTTTGGCGGCAACGTTATTATCACAGGAAGATTGTATAATTCATGACATTCCTAACCTTGAGGATGTTAAAATAATGTGTATGCTCCTCGAGGAACTGGGAGCTAAAATAGAAGAGCTCGGAGAAAGTACGCTGAAGGTTTCGGCAGAAAATATAAAGACGTGTGAAGCGCCCTATGAACTGATTACTAAAATGAGGGCTTCTTTTCTTGTTATGGGTCCGCTTTTGGCAAGATGCCAGAACGCAAAGGTATACATGCCCGGAGGATGCGCAATAGGAACAAGACCGATTGATTTGCATCTAAAGGGATTTAAACACATTGGTGCTGAAGTTAGATCAGAAAGCGGATATGTGCATGCAACAGCAGAAAAATTGGTTGGAAATGATATATATTTAGATTTTCCAAGTGTAGGGGCTACTGAGAATATTATAATGGCTGCAACACTGGCAGAAGGTGAAACTGTGCTTGAGAATGCTGCTGAAGAACCAGAAATAGTAGATTTAGCAAATTTTATAAACAGTATGGGCGGCAATATAATTGGTGCAGGAACAAAGACAATACGAATTAAGGGTGTGAAGAAGTTACATAAGACGGAGCATACCGTTATTCCTGACAGAATCGAAGCCGGAACATATATGCTTGCGGCTGCATCAGCAGGAGGGGATGTAACAGTAGAAAATGTTGTCCCAAGCCATCTGCAACCGGTTATTGCAAAGCTTAGGGAAGCTGGCGTGAAGGTTGTGGAATTTGATGACAAAATAAGAGTGATTTCTGATAGAAACATTAAGCCTGTTGATATAAAAACCCTTCCTTATCCGGGATTTCCGACTGATATGCAGGCTCAGTTCATGGTTATGCTCTCAATGGCTGATGGTACAAGCATAGTGCATGAAACAATCTTTGAAAATAGGTTTATGCATGCCAATGAACTTTCAAGGATGGGTATGGATGTTAAAATAGAGGGGAGCAGCGCAATACTAAAAGGCAGAAGCATGCTTAGCGGAGCAAAGGTCAAAGCTACGGATTTGAGGGCTGGAGCCGCACTTATAATAGCAGGGCTTATTGCTGATGGAGAAACTGAAATTACAGAAATATATCATATCAAAAGAGGATATTCAAATATAGTGGAAAAACTTCAAAACATTGGAGCAGCTATTAGATATGAGAAATAG